The proteins below come from a single Kryptolebias marmoratus isolate JLee-2015 linkage group LG12, ASM164957v2, whole genome shotgun sequence genomic window:
- the sez6l2 gene encoding seizure protein 6 homolog — protein MGFTHLAVMLSVTMIHLVSGMSFMTPTPDTPPTASPESYPPGDLIHAALQSKEYLGTGTTTNPTQAVPGHGQTESTATAISPGLLTTALHPSSAAGLSGSRNPMALLPMEEETTTTLITTTTITTMHMPVQCNATLSSMEDVVESPDPSSSSSISPLECTYSITVYPGYGVEIQVRKTNLSKEESLMIMGYGNSGPELLANETLMKEGQVIRSATNRVSIHYRSLRQSNHGTFSLHYQAFLLSCPFPNSPEGGGVTVTDIHPGGQAHFHCDPGFQIRGHEVATCVNTTQPRWSTPEPHCVAVSCGGWIRNATVGRILSPPPPSVSNHSNGNNLSCHWLIEAKEGHKLHLHFERIALDEDDDKLIVRSGNSSLSLPLFDSDLDDVPEHGLLSEGATFYLELTADSSSIPLLLALRYEAFDGEHCWEPYMPHGNFSSSDLSYQLGTIVSFTCSPGFVMEQGSGTIECVEPNNPRWNDSEPVCKALCGGELTDASGTILSPEWPQSYSKGLDCVWQIHGNEEKRIELEVQILNIRQTDVLTIFDGRDLMSHVIGQYMGSKERFKIVSGGSEVTIQFQSDPDDSSFILSQGFLIHYREVEPNDTCPTLPQIEFGWISSSHSSPVRGSVLTYQCQPGYDISGSDIITCQWDLSWSSDPPTCVKIQQCPDPGEVVNGARSVRPEAGFAVGTVVRFSCNQGYQLEGPSQISCHGRDTGTPKWSDRSPKCVLKYDPCPNPGVPDNGYQTLYKHSYQAGETLRFFCYEGYELIGEVIITCVPGHPSQWNSPPPFCKVAYQELFDDHKSEVSQSFEPSHQILSENIALAIILPIILVILLIGGIYMYYTNICRLEWKPLFWKSLSHTHSYSPITVESDFNNPLYEAGDTREYEVSI, from the exons ATGGGGTTCACACACCTCGCTGTGATGCTGTCTGTCACCATGATCCACCTGGTTTCAG gtatGAGCTTCATGACTCCCACGCCTGACACACCACCAACAGCGTCTCCAGAGTCCTACCCACCGGGCGACCTGATCCACGCAGCCCTGCAGAGCAAGGAGTACTTAGGAACAG GCACCACCACCAACCCGACACAGGCCGTGCCCGGGCACGGGCAGACTGAGTCGACGGCAACGGCAATCTCACCGGGGCTTCTCACCACAGCTTTGCACCCCTCATCTGCTGCTGGCCTGTCAGGATCGAGGAACCCCATGGCCTTGTTGCCCATGGAGGAGGAGACAACCACCACTCTGATTACCACGACCACCATAACCACGATGCACATGCCAG TACAATGCAATGCCACTTTGTCATCAATGGAGGATGTTGTCGAGTCTCCAGATCCTTCATCATCGTCATCAATCTCTCCTCTGGAATGCACCTACAGCATTACTGTATATCCAGGTTATGGTGTGGAAATTCAG GTGAGGAAGACTAACCTTTCGAAGGAAGAATCTCTGATGATTATGGGTTACGGAAATTCAGGGCCGGAGCTGTTGGCCAACGAGACCCTGATGAAAGAAGGCCAGGTGATTCGCAGCGCAACCAATCGGGTGTCCATTCACTACCGCAGTCTCCGACAGTCCAACCACGGCACGTTCAGCCTCCACTACCAAG CCTTCCTGCTGTCCTGCCCTTTCCCAAATTCGCCTGAGGGTGGCGGGGTGACAGTGACAGACATCCATCCCGGAGGGCAGGCACACTTCCACTGTGATCCAGGTTTCCAGATCCGAGGCCATGAGGTGGCGACGTGTGTCAACACGACACAGCCTCGCTGGAGCACGCCTGAGCCACATTGTGTTG ctGTATCTTGTGGAGGATGGATTCGTAACGCAACTGTGGGACGGATCTtgtctccacctcctccttctgTCAGCAACCACAGCAATGGAAACAATCTGAGCTGTCACTGGTTAATAGAAGCCAAAGAAGGACATAAACTTCACCTCCACTTTGAAAGGATTGCACTGGATGAAGATGACGATAA GCTAATAGTCCGCAGTGGAAACAGTTCCCTGTCCCTGCCGCTCTTTGACTCCGACCTGGATGATGTCCCGGAGCACGGCTTGCTGAGTGAGGGCGCCACGTTCTACCTGGAGCTCACAGCAGATTCCTCCTCCATCCCTCTGCTGCTCGCTCTGAGATACGAGG CTTTTGATGGCGAGCACTGCTGGGAGCCCTACATGCCTCATGGAAACTTCAGCAGCAGCGATCTCTCATATCAGCTGGGAACCATCGTCTCCTTCACCTGTTCTCCGGGTTTTGTCATGGAGCAGGGTTCGGGGACTATCGAGTGTGTCGAACCCAACAATCCCCGCTGGAACGACAGCGAACCTGTGTGCAAAG CTCTGTGTGGAGGGGAGCTGACCGACGCCTCCGGCACCATCCTGTCCCCCGAATGGCCCCAGAGCTACTCCAAGGGGCTGGACTGCGTTTGGCAGATCCACGGGAACGAGGAGAAGCGCATTGAGCTGGAGGTCCAGAT CCTGAATATCCGCCAAACGGACGTGCTGACAATCTTCGATGGGCGTGACCTCATGTCGCACGTGATCGGCCAATACATGGGCTCCAAAGAGCGATTCAAGATTGTGTCcggagggtcagaggtcaccatTCAGTTTCAGAGTGACCCGGATGATTCCAGTTTCATCCTGAGCCAAGGGTTCCTCATTCATTATCGCG AGGTCGAGCCTAATGACACCTGCCCTACCCTCCCTCAAATTGAGTTTGGCTGGATCAGCTCGTCCCACTCCTCCCCGGTGAGGGGCAGCGTGCTGACCTATCAGTGCCAACCAGGATATGACATCAGCGGCTCAGACATCATCACCTGCCAGTGGGACCTGTCCTGGAGCAGCGATCCTCCTACTTGTGTTAAAA TCCAGCAGTGTCCTGATCCAGGAGAGGTGGTGAACGGAGCTCGCTCTGTGCGTCCTGAAGCAGGTTTTGCAGTTGGGACCGTCGTGCGTTTCTCCTGCAACCAAGGATACCAACTGGAAGGTCCCAGTCAAATCTCCTGCCACGGACGAGACACTGGCACCCCCAAATGGAGTGACCGCAGCCCGAAGTGTGTCT TAAAATATGACCCATGCCCAAACCCTGGGGTCCCTGACAATGGCTACCAGACGCTGTACAAGCACAGCTACCAGGCCGGAGAAACTCTGCGTTTCTTCTGCTATGAGGGCTATGAACTCATCGGCGAGGTCATCATCACATGCGTCCCTGGCCACCCGTCTCAGTGGAACAGCCCGCCTCCGTTCTGCAAAG TGGCATATCAAGAGCTTTTCGATGACCACAAATCAGAag TGTCCCAGTCTTTCGAGCCGTCCCATCAGATCCTGAGTGAAAACATCGCCTTGGCAATAATTCTGCCCATCATCCTGGTCATCCTCCTGATTGGTGGAATATATATGTACTATACAAA CATCTGCAGACTAGAATGGAAGCCGCTCTTCTGGaagtctctctctcacacacactcctacaGCCCCATCACAGTCGAATCGGACTTCAACAACCCGCTCTATGAAGCCGGG GACACACGGGAGTACGAAGTCTCCATTTAA
- the asphd1 gene encoding aspartate beta-hydroxylase domain-containing protein 2 — translation MHWSMNTLPLPQYVELGVHSLSGILWTVLLLFLWHCYRIGSDLPIPGHTHAGKLKSSSRRSMIPRSGSCFGTKCNARSKLSRSDLFISMETGKDGEHGQAYLAPVLSHALFPAQASAEGKKLYAALQKYAKRYSWVGMGRIHKGLREQVRQNDLSTIQKPHLFFLPDVPSVPFFPRDAHRHDIEVLEANYCAILAEFQAVYQRGMDSKSGWTFVGPKGQAVFPMYNAGICVPGNCRSCPCTYRTLLSLRTFINSNSLGSAGFWLLGPGATLGSSYGPTNTRLRCHLGLQIPPLCELVVGGEPQCWSEGHCLLVDDSFLHTISHKGSSESGPRVILSVDLWHPNVAAAERQALDFMFSPDL, via the exons ATGCACTGGTCAATGAACACGCTGCCTTTGCCTCAGTATGTGGAGCTTGGTGTCCACTCACTGAGTGGCATTCTGTGGACTGTGCTGCTCCTGTTTCTGTGGCACTGCTACCGGATTGGCTCCGATCTGCCAATCCCAGGCCACACACATGCGGGGAAGCTCAAGTCCAGCTCGAGGCGCTCCATGATTCCCCGGAGCGGCAGCTGCTTTGGAACAAAGTGCAACGCAAGATCCAAACTGTCCAGGAGTGATCTCTTTATTTCCATGGAAACCGGGAAGGATGGAGAGCATGGACAGGCTTACCTCGCTCCGGTGCTGAGTCATGCCTTGTTCCCAGCTCAGGCATCTGCAGAAGGCAAGAAGCTGTACGCAGCGCTGCAAAAGTACGCCAAACGTTACAGTTGGGTGGGTATGGGACGCATTCATAAGGGCCTTCGTGAGCAG GTCAGACAGAACGATCTCTCTACAATACAGAAGCCTCATCTCTTCTTCCTGCCAGATGTCCCAAGTGTACCTTTTTTCCCACGTGACGCTCACCGACATGATATTGAGGTCTTAGAGGCCAACTACTGCGCAATCCTGGCTGAATTTCAGGCTGTTTACCAGCGAGGCATGGACTCAAAATCAGGCTGGACCTTTGTGGGACCCAAG GGCCAAGCAGTGTTTCCCATGTACAACGCCGGCATCTGCGTGCCAGGAAACTGCCGCTCCTGTCCCTGCACCTACCGCACCCTTCTTTCTTTACGTACGTTCATCAACAGCAACTCCCTGGGATCTGCAGGATTTTGGCTGCTGGGGCCTGGAGCAACACTGGGGAGCTCATACGGACCCACCAACACACGCCTACGCTGTCATCTTG gtctGCAGATCCCTCCTTTGTGTGAGCTGGTGGTTGGGGGGGAGCCTCAGTGCTGGTCGGAGGGACACTGCCTCCTTGTTGATGATTCGTTCCTTCACACCATCTCTCACAAGG gttCTTCAGAATCAGGACCCCGAGTCATTCTGAGTGTGGACCTCTGGCATCCGAACGTGGCTGCAGCAGAGAGGCAAGCTTTGGACTTCATGTTCAGCCCTGACCTCTGA
- the LOC108242969 gene encoding calcium-binding protein 5-like, with amino-acid sequence MDIKPPCIFLRGAEKRRKSRDLTHDEIEELREAFIEFDKDKDGFITCKDLGNLMRTMGYMPTEMELIQLGQTINMNLGGRVDFQDFVDLMTPKLLDETAGMIGLKELKDAFKEFDIDGDGAITSEELRFAMMKLLGENTSKTEIDEVVREVDNNGDGKVDFEEFVNMMSKT; translated from the exons atggacattAAACCGCCCTGCATCTTtctcagaggagcagaaaagaggagaaaa TCAAGAGATCTCACACATGATGAGATAGAAG AGTTACGAGAAGCCTTTATAGAGTTCGATAAAGACAAAGATGGCTTCATCACCTGTAAAGACTTGGGGAACCTGATGAGAACCATGGGCTACATGCCGACAGAAATGGAGCTGATTCAGCTGGGACAAACCATTAACATGAACC TGGGGGGACGGGTGGACTTTCAGGACTTTGTGGATTTAATGACTCCCAAACTTCTGGATGAAACAGCCGGGATGATTGGTTTGAAAGAACTGAAAGATGCTTTCAAAGAG TTTGACATCGATGGTGATGGTGCAATCACGTCTGAGGAGCTGAGGTTCGCCATGATGAAGTTATTAGGTGAAAACACCAGCAAAACTGAAATAGACGAAGTTGTCCGAGAAGTTGACAACAACGGAGACGGAAAAGTTGACTTTGAGG AGTTTGTGAACATGATGTCGAAGACATga